In a genomic window of Plutella xylostella chromosome 16, ilPluXylo3.1, whole genome shotgun sequence:
- the LOC105381736 gene encoding serine/threonine-protein phosphatase alpha-2 isoform, whose protein sequence is MADRDTDELNIDNVIKKLLKVRGEKPGMNVQLTEIEIKGLCLKSREIFLSQPILLELEAPLKICGDIHGQYYDLLRLFEYGGFPPESNYLFLGDYVDRGKQSLETICLLLAYKIKYPENFFLLRGNHECASINRIYGFYDECKRRYNIKLWKTFTDCFNCLPVAAIVDEKIFCCHGGLSPDLQAMEQIRRIMRPTDVPDQGLLCDLLWSDPDKDTAGWGENDRGVSFTFGTEVVGKFLSKHEFDLICRAHQVVEDGYEFFAKRQLVTLFSAPNYCGEFDNAGALMSVDETLMCSFQILKPADKRKLYSGLNMGRPNTPPRAQPKNKKN, encoded by the exons ATGGCTGACAGAGATACAGATGAGTTAAATATCGACaacgtaataaaaaaattgttaaaag TACGGGGCGAAAAGCCTGGTATGAATGTACAGTTGACCGAAATAGAGATTAAAGGGCTTTGCTTGAAATCACGAGAAATATTTCTGTCACAACCGATATTACTTGAATTAGAAGCCCCACTAAAAATTTGCG GTGACATCCACGGACAGTACTATGACCTGCTACGGTTGTTTGAATATGGAGGTTTCCCACCGGAGTCAAATTACCTGTTCCTCGGAGACTACGTGGACCGCGGCAAGCAGTCGCTGGAGACCATCTGTCTGCTGCTAGCGTACAAGATCAAGTACCCTGAAAACTTCTTCCTCCTCCGTGGCAACCATGAGTGTGCTAGTATTAATAGGATTTACGG ATTCTACGACGAGTGCAAAAGAAGGTATAACATCAAGTTATGGAAAACATTCACAGACTGCTTCAACTGCCTACCCGTGGCGGCGATAG TGGACGAGAAGATCTTCTGCTGCCACGGCGGTCTCTCCCCCGACCTGCAGGCCATGGAGCAGATCCGGCGCATCATGCGGCCGACCGACGTGCCGGACCAGGGGCTGCTGTGCGACCTGCTGTGGTCCGACCCCGACAAGGACACGGCCGGCTGGGGCGAGAACGACCGCGGTGTGAGCTTCACGTTTGGGACTGAG GTGGTGGGCAAGTTCCTGTCGAAGCACGAGTTCGACCTGATCTGCCGCGCGCACCAGGTGGTCGAGGACGGGTACGAGTTCTTCGCCAAGCGGCAGCTCGTCACGCTGTTCTCGGCGCCCAACTACTGCGGCGAGTTCGACAACGCAG GCGCGCTGATGTCGGTGGACGAGACGCTGATGTGCTCGTTCCAGATCCTGAAGCCGGCGGACAAGCGCAAGCTGTACTCGGGGCTCAACATGGGCCGCCCCAacacgccgccgcgcgcgcagCCCAAGAACAAGAAGAA TTAA
- the LOC105394402 gene encoding odorant receptor 83a, whose product MFKPKEKTSTINNDRILNYTHYSELPLKLVGCWDWFPDAVDMEKIIANYVYLCLVIFVLINVTAMLMVSLYSEWVDIMSSLDMLADSLPYVASVLVVAYFAVYRAELYELNDFMNKNFKFHSARGLTNMTMLKSYKMAKSFAYTYTVCSLCSSTMYAVVPMIIHWWTRTPVQGWFFMDVSRSPFLEISFLRQILSQIFLGLALGQLGVFFASNSILLCGQLDLICCSARNARFTALLQNGVKHASLVSQYHDILKDEEHNYIYNTSEMVDSIYHYDEKVTNEFSRIDFDIYSATHDAHTAAALTAVARQGQVAAAYKRRFERFASPLLVLRVVQVTLYLCTLLYAASRKLDTMTVEYLLAVSLDIFIYCYYGNQIIIQADRVSTAAYQSSWHTMGLKPRRLLLNILLANKRQMIVRAGGFLPMDLRTYVNIIKTSFSYYTLLVNVNEHK is encoded by the exons ATGTTTAAACCGAAAGAAAAGACCAGTACGATTAACAATGACCGAATCCTTAACTACACCCACTATTCGGAGTTACCCCTGAAGTTAGTAGGCTGTTGGGATTGGTTCCCAGACGCCGTTGACATGGAAAAGATAATCGCTAATTACGTTTATCTATGCCTCGTGATTTTCGTTTTAATCAATGTAACGGCTATGCTTATGGTCAGCCTGTATTCCGAATGGGTAGATATCATGTCCAGCTTAGACATGTTAGCAGATTCCCTACCGTATGTCGCATCAGTATTAGTGGTGGCATATTTTGCGGTGTACCGGGCGGAGTTGTATGAGTTGAACGATTTCATGAATAAGAATTTCAAGTTCCATTCGGCGCGTGGTTTGACAAATATGACGATGTtgaaaagttataaaatggcgAAGAGTTTTGCGTACACCTACACGGTTTGCTCGCTGTGCAGTTCTACTATGTATGCTGTGGTGCCCATGATCATtcatt GGTGGACAAGGACTCCGGTGCAAGGCTGGTTCTTCATGGATGTGTCCAGATCACCGTTTTTGGAGATCTCCTTTCTTCGACAGATATTGTCACAAATATTTTTGGGCCTCGCTTTGGGTCAGCTTG GAGTATTCTTCGCTTCGAATTCGATTCTACTCTGTGGTCAGTTGGACCTAATCTGTTGCAGCGCGCGAAACGCCCGTTTTACCGcgcttttacaaaatggcgtcAAACACGCTTCCTTGGTTTCCCAATACCACGACATCTTGAAGGATGAGGAGCACAATTACATTTACAACACGTCCGAAATGGTGGATTCCATTTACCATTACGATGAGAAAGTg ACTAACGAATTTTCGCGAATTGACTttg ACATCTACAGCGCCACCCACGACGCCCACACCGCAGCAGCCCTCACAGCAGTGGCGCGACAGGGGCAGGTGGCAGCCGCCTACAAGCGCCGCTTCGAGCGGTTCGCGTCGCCGCTGCTCGTGCTGCGAGTCGTGCAGGTCACCCTGTATCTGTGCACGCTGCTGTATGCCGCCAGTCGG AAATTGGACACCATGACTGTTGAGTATCTCTTGGCTGTGTCACTGGATATCTTCATCTATTGCTACTACGGGAACCAGATAATAATACAG GCAGACCGGGTATCCACGGCTGCCTACCAGAGCTCCTGGCATACGATGGGGCTCAAACCTCGGCGCTTGCTACTCAACATACTATTGGCTAACAAAAGACAAATGATAGTGCGTGCTGGCGGGTTCCTGCCGATGGATTTGAGGACCTATGTTAAT ATAATTAAGACGTCCTTTTCTTACTACACTCTCCTTGTCAATGTAAATGAGCACAAAtag